From the Aerococcus viridans genome, the window CGGTAGGTCTTTGGAATATCAAATTTGGGTTGTTGGAAGATGTAATGGAGCTGGCCATTGTTGGTGACGAAGACGAGCCCATGGGCATCGCGGTCTAGACGGCCAGTAATTGCTAAATCGCCGGGATTATCTGCTGGTTGAATCAGGTCAATGACCGTTGGGTGGGTCTGGTCTTTATTGGCTGACAGGTAACCCTTGGGTTTATGGACCAAGTAATAGGTATGGCCAAAATGGCGATCAATTACTATTTGGTCGACGGCAATCTCTTGCCAGCTGGGATCAACAACGGTGGCGAATTGTGTGACAACTTGGCCATCAACGGTGACATGGCCATCTTTCAATAGGCGTTTGCAGGCCTTTCGGGTCACTTGCCCAGCATCCATAATCAATTGTCCAAGTAACATGGGTAAGCTCCTTCCTTTAAAATAGTTCTTTCTATCAGTATAAACATTTTTGGGAAATGTGTCTTAAGTTTCTATCGACAAAAGGCTGATATGTTATACTTTATAGTGAAAAACTTAGAATGGAGGATAGACGCATGCAAATAGATTGGTCTAGTATTATTTCCTGGACAAATGTTTTCAATCTAATTGATATTTTGATTGTTTGGTTGTTTATCTACCAGCTTTTGAAGATTCTAAAGAATACGAAAGCCTTTAATATTTTGAACGGGGTTTTCATCTTCTTGCTGATTAAAATTATTTCCACCCTCTTCCAGTTGAAGACGGTAGATTGGATCATGAACAATATTATCCAATGGTCTGTCGTTGGTGCGATTGTCATATTCCAACCTGAAATCAGACGAGGATTAGATCATTTGGGACAACAATTCTTTGCTAGTAAACGTGAAGCTGGGGCCCGCAATCCAAACGAAAAAATGGTGCGCGATTTAGTTGAAGCTTGCGAGTACATGGGTAAACGACGGATCGGTGCTTTGATTTCCCTACAACGTTCGCAACCCTTAAATGAATATGTAGCTACTGGAATTAGATTAAATTCAGCCATATCATCTCAATTATTGATTAACATTTTCATCCCAAATACGCCCCTACATGATGGTGCCGTGATTATTCAAGATTTAGAAATTGCTTCTGCCGCTTCTTACCTGCCACTTTCAGAAAACTCGGAGATTCCTAAAGAATTAGGGACTAGACACCGGGCTGCTGTCGGCTTAAGTGAAGTAACAGATGCCATCACTATCGTCGTCTCAGAAGAAACAGGTGGTGTTTCAATTACTGAACGTGGCGAGATT encodes:
- a CDS encoding pseudouridine synthase, which gives rise to MLLGQLIMDAGQVTRKACKRLLKDGHVTVDGQVVTQFATVVDPSWQEIAVDQIVIDRHFGHTYYLVHKPKGYLSANKDQTHPTVIDLIQPADNPGDLAITGRLDRDAHGLVFVTNNGQLHYIFQQPKFDIPKTYRITVNGLIDKKMVAQFQAGVIFQDGTICKAARLEIISASPQSSTGLVTISEGRRHQVKKMFLACGVKVTDLYRQKIGDLRIDDLAVGDYRRLNEAEIQSLKSIFLLYDKRKES
- the cdaA gene encoding diadenylate cyclase CdaA is translated as MQIDWSSIISWTNVFNLIDILIVWLFIYQLLKILKNTKAFNILNGVFIFLLIKIISTLFQLKTVDWIMNNIIQWSVVGAIVIFQPEIRRGLDHLGQQFFASKREAGARNPNEKMVRDLVEACEYMGKRRIGALISLQRSQPLNEYVATGIRLNSAISSQLLINIFIPNTPLHDGAVIIQDLEIASAASYLPLSENSEIPKELGTRHRAAVGLSEVTDAITIVVSEETGGVSITERGEITRDLSQDELYTILADNFINTTDEEANDNFLTNWFNQLTGGGKSDDQ